One Glycine max cultivar Williams 82 chromosome 1, Glycine_max_v4.0, whole genome shotgun sequence genomic window, GCTTCTTCTCCCTTAAATTGTTGGATCTAGAACATTAATCTAGCACACATCAAGCAATGTAAACTTGAATCACACACACAAACTCACCAAGAAAAATGGAGAAGATGAGCAAGAAAGAGATTGAAGAAAACAGATAACGAAAATTGTGTATTTGCGGAAACGGAAAAGTGTTTATCTCATAACAAAATGCTTCCCTTATTCTGAAATTACACTTATTCCCCTCCTTATATCAGTAAAGATAGAATTACCCCTTTCTCTAATACTCTCCTTTAATTCTGTATCTATCTTTAACCAACATTACAATAACagtaaaagaaaacaacaaatcaCAGATACAACACCTCATAACACTTAACAGAGATCTTCACTGCACTTCAATCATCACTCCCAATCTGCTCCTTAACTCTTTGAACTAATCAATCTTCAATGGTTTAGTGAATATGTTGCTACTTGCCAATAGTTGGACAATACTTAACACTTAGCTTGCCTTTTGTCACTTGCTCTCTAAGGAAATGAAATCGTGTTTCAATGTGTTTGCTCCTCCATGAGCAACTGGGTGTTTAGCTAGATTGATGGCAGATTTGTTGTCCACCATCAGTGGTAATAACACCcttttccttcatcttcagttcaccaaaaatattatcaagCATTGAGCTTGACATGTTTCCATAGCAGCTACAATGTATTCTGCCTCACATAGGAAGAGCCACCACTTGTCTTTGAACTCCACGAGATTGGGGCATCACCATAGAAGAACACATAACCTGCTGTGCTCTTCCTATCACTCTTATCTCCACACCAATCAGAATCACTATATCCCAGAACATTACATTTTTTGGCAGCACTGGGAAACAGAATACCATAATCGAGAGTACCTTTCACATACCTCATTATTCTCTTGGCAGCACGGAAGTGAGAAAGTTTAGGATTCTCCATATATCTACTAATTAAGCCAACAACATACAATAAGTCAGGTCTAGTACATCAAAGATACCTCAGTGAGCCCACCATTTGTCTATACAAAGTTACATCTACTTCTTCTTTATTAGGATCTTTCACCAAGTTCACACCAATGGCAGTGGGTGTTCTGCAGAATTGCAGTCAACCATTCTGAACTTCTTCAGTACATCTCTTGCATACCTCCCTTGATGCATGATCACTCCCTCATCAATTCTCTTGAATTCAATtccaagaaaataagaaataaggtCCAAATCAGTCATTTCGAATTCTCTCATCATCTCTCCTTTAAAGTTGGCAATTTCAGTCTCATTATTTCCTGTCACAAGCAAGCCATCTACATACAGGCACACTACAGTCAAGTTAGTAGTATTGTGCCCTTTATATAAACACCATGCTCAGTTGTACGTTTGAGGAATCCAAGCTTCATTAGAAAGCCATCAATGCGCCTGTTCCAGGCTCTAGGCGCCTGCTTTAAGCCATACAAAGCCTTGTTCAATCTGTACACCTTCTCTTCACTTCCTTTTATTTCAAACCCAGGTGGTTGACTCACATAAACCTCCTCCTCTAGAGGACCATTCAAGAAGGCTGATTTCACATCCATATGGTGCATATGCCACCCTTTTTGATTTGCTATAGCAGTAATAATTCTCACTGTCTCCATTCTTGCAACAGGTGCAAACATCTCCTTAAAATCAATGCCAGCCTTTTGCAAGAATCCCTTTGCCACTAGCCTGGCCTTATACTTGGAAATCTCTCCTTTCAGATTCTTTTTTACCTTATAAACCCACTTTACTGCAATAGGTTTTTTCTTAGCAGGCAGAGGCACAAGTTGCCATGCATTATTCTTTTCAATAGCTTTCAGCTCTTCTTTCATAGCATCAGTCCACTTTGTGTCATTCATTGCTTCCTCCAAGCTTACTGATTCAGATTCAGCAAATAGAGCTAAGTGTACTAGCTCACCTTCCTCCCCTATTGTTGAATCATGTAACCTGCTAGAGGGTTGTCTAGCTCTCTGTGATTTCCTTACTCCTCCTTGGTCACTGTCATCAATTACTACAGCAGAAGAATCACTTGGCTCATCAATAAAAGCTTCAATCACAACTTTTGTAGGCTCCTCTACCATCTATTTATCCCAATTCCAGTCCTTGGATTCATCAACTACCACATCTCTACTCACGAGCACTTCTTTGGTTACTGGATTAAACAATTTGTATCTCACTTTTGCTATCTAACTTCTTTCTCAACTGATCAGGCACATGTTTATAACAAATAGagccaaaaattttaaaatgactaaCCACTGGTTTGCGTCCAGACCATGCTTCTTCAGGTGTGATTTTATTGAGCCTTTTTGTTGGGCTTCGGTTTAGCACATACACTGCAGTGGACAGCCTCTGCCCAAAGAAATTTTGGTAGCTTCTTTCCATTAAGCATGCATCTGACCATATTCATCACTGTTCGATTTCTTCTTTCGGTTGCACCGTTATGTTGGGGAGTGTAGGGAGGTGTCACATCATGCACAATACCTTCCAGTTCACAGAATTCATCAAATTCATTGCTAGTATACTCTCCTCCTCCATCAGTGACTATAGTTTTTATCAAGAAACCAGTTTGTCTCTCCACCATTCTCTTGAACTTCTTGAATACTCCTAGCACTTCACTCTTTCTCTTCAAGATATACACCCACATCTTCCTAGTGAAATCATCTAGGAATGATACAAAGTATCTACTCTCACCAAGAGATTCACACTGTATTGGGCCACACACATAAAAGTATATCACTTCAAGCTTTTCTCTTGCCTtagtttcaacaaatttcttaaaagaCTCTCTGTGCTGCTTAGACTCAAcacaatttttacataattcttTCGGTATATTTATCAATGGCAGCCCCCTAACCATGTTGTGAGTATTCAAGTCATGCAAGTCTCTAAAATTCAAGTGACCATATATGTGATGCCACACCCAATCATCTTCACTCACTACTGCAGCTAGGCATTTATGGCAAAGTGCTTCCAGATTGGCTCTAAATGTCCTGTTTCTAGACATAGAAACATCAAATATCAAACTGTTTTTACCACCTGAATCAAACAGTTTAAGTTTTTTATCTTCCATAATCACCTTATGGCCTTTCTCCACTAATTGTCCTAGACTAAGCAAATTGCTCTCTAGTCCAGGTACATAAATACACCTGATATGCAGTACTGTGTACCATTCGGCATCTTGATCATCACATTTCCAACTCCTTCTGCTAGCATAGCTCTACCATCAGCAAACttgattctatttttcttgCTTGCATCAAAGTTGACAAGCCATTCTTTATGACCAGTCATATGTGTAGAACATCCTGTGTCAAGGTACCATTCATCAATGGTGCACATTTCATCTGCAGTAGTCACCATGAGCATCACTAGCTCATTTTCTTCATCATCACCTTTGGCAAGATTTGCCTAATCACCTTGGGAATCCTTCTTCGCATAACACTCATCTGCAAAGTGTCCCCATCTATCACAATTATAACATTGGATGTTCTGTTTATCAAACCTTTTCCTACCACCTTTTCCTCTACCATTGCTACCACCTCGATAGTAGCCTCTGCCCCTGCCTCTCTACGACTGATCAAGTTTATTTTCAACATTATTCTGGCCTCTTCCACTACTAGAAACATAGCCACTTCTTCCTCTATTGTTCCTACCACGACCTCTTCCTCTAAAACCACTTCTTCCTCTGTTACTGTCGCCAGAATTCTTGTTACTAGATTGAGCCAATAAGGCTTGTTCAacaattttcttcttatttctctctAGTAATCTAAGTTCTCTAGCTTCTAGTGAACTTTGCAATTCTTCTAAACTCATTTCACTTACTTCCTTGGATTCCTCAATTGCACATactatataatcatatttttccaGTAGAGATCGAGCAATTTTCTCACAAATTTTTCCATTAGTTAGAGTCTCACCTTGTGTAGCCATCTGATTGGTGACTACCTTTACTCGTGCAAAGAAGTCAACAatcttctcattctcttccaTCGTCATTGAGTCAAACTGTCGCTGCAACACTTGAAGTTTCACCTTCTTGATTCGATCTCCACCAGCATAACATTTCTCAAGTTTATCCCAGGCCTGCTTCGCTGAGGTCGACTTCGAGATCAGATTGAAATTCGCATCATCTACACTCTGATGCAGAAAGAATATTGCCTTCACATCCTTCTTCTTGCTATCCTTGTATGCATTCCTCACCGCCTCAGTAGCGGGTTCTGCTGGTTCCGCCGCTACGCCATTCTTCACTACCTCCATCATGTCTTGAAATTCAAACAACGCCTTCATTTGAATATGCCACCGCTCCCAATTTTTTCCATCAAGAACCAGCAATTGCGCAGGGACATTTCCTCCATTTGTGCTCAACTTCATTTTCACTCAATTCGTGTTCAATTCACTTAATTGATGAAGAACACTcactcacactcgtgtttcccAAATTGCAAATTGAAACCTCACTAATTTCACTTGTCTTTCCCGATCCCAGGCTCGATTAGGCTCTGGATAGCAAAATGTTGGATCTAGAACATTAATCTAGCACACATCAAGCAATTTAAACTTGAATCACACACACAAACTCACCAAGAAACTCACCAAGAAAAATGGAGAAGATGAGCAAGAAAGAGATTGAAGAAAAACAGAATAACGAAAATTGCGTATTTTGCGGAAACGGAAAAGTGTTTATCTCATAACAAAATGCTTCCCTTATTGTGAAATTACACTTATTCCCCTACTTATATCAGTAAAAACAGAATTACCCCTTTCTCTAATATAAATGATCGTGATTTTTCTCCTCAAAACCCAGATCTGGGACATCCTCCACCCAAGACTGCACCACCACGTCTTGATCGATGACGCCGCCGGCAATCCCCTCGTCAACTTGCGTCCCTCATGAAGGTAGATATGACCTTGGATATGGCGGATTCGGTCTCCTTATTCTGAACCCATTGCCATAGACCACTGTGCCCGCTGCCGAAGGCGAATTCTGGCcgctctctttttcctttttgttctctCCAAGTACAACAACAATCACTCTTCCTTCAAAGGTTGTGTTTCTAGGTCTGGGTTGTTGGGTTTATGGTGGTGGGGTTTGTGTCAAGGTTGGGGTGGCGACCCGGTGGTCGTGCGCCGCTGGTCGTGGTTAGGTTGCGCACTGCCGATGGTGGTGATTCCGACTCCGCTGTGATCTGTGCGCTCTTCGAAAGAAATTTGGTTTATGCTTTGGGTTgtgattttgagattttttatttgaaattttgatttgtGCTTTGAATTTGATCCAGTGGTCATgttcaaaattttgatttcaatttggaattgtttgaattttgatttgaatctgagtttatattttgtttttgtgatcTGAAGGTCATCCTTTGGTGGTGGTGTGGCATCACGTTCTATGGGGGTCTACTATTAACACTTGTTTGATTTTTGATATGCTGGTTGAAGGTTGTTATGGGTGTGAGGGAGATGTAATaggataaatataaatatttgttttgaatttttgatcTCTTTTTGATCGGTGTTGCAACCTATTTCATGTATTAGTTGCATAACCCTTTTGATACTACATGTATATTAGGACTAAACTTGAACTTGTTGATATGGGTTATAGATCTGGGATTCTGATGATGTTTGTATTTGGGattttgtgtttgatttgaATTAAAAGGACATGAGGAAGGGGAAACcgaaataagatttttttttcctcctataATTGATTCTGGAAATATTTAATTGtcacaaattataatttaaaatttaaaataaatactcacATTTGAAACTCTTaacaagttatattttttaaaagttaacagGCACGTTCTatcaatagaaattaaaaataaaaattttcaaatatcatacaataaaaaagaaagaatttatgagagattaaaaataaaaatctaatatatatCACATATCACACATTTCAAAAAATGAGTACAAGTTAgcaaatctaataattaaatgtatatatttattatattacataacaatacaaataaaaattatataaattaaattatgtaaaattttaaattaatataaaaaaatatcttagatgaaaatttcataatatatataaattaatgtttaagAAAAATTGTCTCAAgagtcattatttatttatcaaaaatattttgtaataaaattcctttaaaagattaaaaaaatgtcattttttggGAAGAATTGATTTAAACAGGTTTATccagttttaattaattttttcaacacTCTAATCGGTCAAACTGAACagccaaattttaaatctatgACACCAAAGCCATGCAGTTAGTAATAGAATCGGATTTGATTTGTTTAATATAACAATTTGAATTCTCCGATCCGCATGAAATCTGACAAAAAGTGCATGCAGAAGAACTAACTACCACACTCAAACAAACGGAATATCACATTGAGCATTTCATACAAACAATTAttaaaagacaaatattaaccCAAATCCTaagattattgattaaaaaacttaaataaaaatatttttattaagagagcaaaattacattattttttttatactctcATGATTTACAtcacaaatatttttccttttaattttttaatcaatgtcaTACCATGATGACCAtttgatattaatatttttattttaattgtttcggTTATTAGAAGTATTTTATATTACAGAGTAGAGTTTGGCCGGCAGTCCTCGTACCACATTAAATTCCATTCCGCACAAATAATTGCAACAAAACAATTCTTGCAGGAAACGTGACAGGAGCAGTGATTGGTTTTATTGGTTGAGCGCATTGACAAGACACGTTACTTACGTTAATTGGAAGATCCATATACCTTAAAAAAACGTGCAACTTCGCAACAAACTTCTCGGTACTATAATCATCAATTTTTCTctactatatataattatattaacagTACATAATAAAACCAATTCATGTGAAACCCATGATAAGTGCTTACGGAATGAGGATTCTACATCAAAACTTACCCAAAAGAAAAGGGTGAATTAGATTGCACTCTCCCAATTGCCTCCACATAAGTGTGGGTTTAGGAGAAGAAGGATATGGGCAAAGGTGATGATCATATTCATCTATACATAACAACTTGAATTCTCCTATGGTAATATTCTCTTCACGTCATGCTCCTGTTCAGCAGCTTTGGCTTTGTTGTATACAGACTCAAAAACTTCCATGCACACACTTGAAAACCCAACAATCCCTTGAAACACATGAGGGCAACCCATTTGCAAGTTGTTCAGCGTCATTGCCCGCGTTACACTCACTGACTTCTCATAtttgctcttctcttcctctgcCTTTGCTCTCAAGGCATCCACCTTGGCGCGCTTCTCGGTCACAGGGTCCTTGGTTCTCATGGAACCGTAGGATTCCGGCATGGAGTATGGACCATACTTGCACTCCAAGGACCGAAGCTGAACCACCTTCTTCTCGAGCTCTTTGAATGCGGAATCTGACCTCTTCTTCTGTTTTTGCTCCTCTGCCTGTTGCACTACAATGGCATGAATAACTGTCAACAAGCTTTTTATTCCTTCGGATGCTACCTTGTCTGGAATGCGGTCAACGGCGAGGTGCCATTCTTCACAGAGGGAGTATATCTTTGACTCCTCGGGGGTTCGGCTTAGAGGGTTTTTGCTGAACTGGAAAAGGGTGAACCTTAGCCAACCTGTGAGGGATTGGATGTAATCGCGGTGGGCCTTGAAGAGGTTGCAGAAGGACTGGTGCCATTGCTTTACTTCGAGCTCCAGCTGAAGAGTTGATTGCCTGTGAATCTCAGATGTGGGGTTGTTTGATGGTATGGTATTGAGGTACTCTAGCTGCTGAACTATGTGCTTCTGGACTTGATGGCATTCGTACATGCTTCTCCACATGCACATTAATCTGCCAACATAACAAGAACACAATGCTGAGAAAggcttatttctttctttcttagcaTTATTAGGATAAACTTATCTATAAacacaagaagaaaatgaataaagttttttttttttataagttaaaatcaacttaccAATCTCTATTTCTTGATAAGTTAGATGAGAGAGTTTCTATAAAAATTCAAgtacataaattgattttaactttttgAAGAAACTCAATTTGTTTTactttatcattttcttgtatAAATGTTTATGaagaaatttatcaaaaaaaaatagtctactGTGTTGTATTGTAATGTCAGTTATGTCACTGACAATGAATATCCTAGCAGGAAGGGTTAGGCTCATATTCTGTTAGCAAAGCAGAAGCAACAATGATTTGAGGCAGGACAACCATTCAGTgatgaaagtaaataaaatggCCATACAAGGATTTGAATTTCATACCGTTTGACAAGGGTCAAATTATGGCAACAGTTTGCCTGTTCCCAACAGAGAGTATATCACGTTTTCCAAACTGTCCCTTAACTAAGTATTGTTTGTACGAGTTGCCAAAGGAAAAAAGGATATCATGATTTATGAACAGAAAACACAGATAAGAATCATCATGCCGGGACCATAACATCTGTCCATTGGTACATAAATCATCATTTACCCAATTGAAAGTCTTATGGGAAATTACATGGTATAAAGTGCGCCACAATAATGTCGGGTCCAAGAAATAGGGGATTTAGAAGCGATAATCCCTGATCCTAAGGAAAcaaacttgataaaaaaaattgagattttgGCTCGTACGGATTGTACTTGTCAGAGTCAAGGGTGGTCAGGTTTGTCTTCGCCAAAAACAAGTTTGAAGCACAAAATTAAATCAGTGAAAACTATAAAGCAGTCAAAAGCAATATTTTCTACTGTCACTGATGCCACGCATGTATATATTCTAACCCAATTTGTAGTTGACTTCCCATTCTATCACATCGAGTAAACAGCTTTAACTCAGTTCCTTGAAACAAAAGCGAGCTCCCACGGCTTATGCATTCCATGCCTCTAAGCTTTTTCCCATTCCCACCAGCAAGTTAAGATCCTTGGTCCCAACCAAACAAAAATGCATCCCTTGCTTTAAGATTCAGTTGCTTATTTGCTACTAAACtagtatattttttactattgcTCGATAACTTTTTCCTTTAGCTCATGACCATCCATCCCATTTGTGACACAAagttatgtataaaaataaagtgGACTCCGAAATGAGAGAACTTACCCTTTTACAAGCTCAATGAGTTGAGGGTAGAGCTCTACCTCCCTTAATTTGATGATTTCAGCAGATGTACTATCAATGGCCTGAGAAGCAACCATCATTTGTGACTCTAATTTCTCCACTCCTTTCTTTGTCTTCTCTGTCTTCACATAGTCAGCTCTCTTCATCTCCACCTTCCTTAGGAGTGCCAGCTTCTTCTCATGCTCCATCTTTATAGTCTTAGCATTCTTTAACCAACCAAAGCAAATATTAGAAAAGTTAAATGGGAATAATCAAAATTACCTAATGAAAAAGTCGAATTTCCTCTTCAAGTGATTTAGAGGGGACTCCAAAAGGGAGACAAGGAAATGCAAAATTGAACTCTATCCAAGTAGACGAACACATGAACACTACTAGGAAACCATAGCATCAATTACTTGTAAAGAACAAGACTTCTTCACCAGACCCACATGAAATTTTATGCCTAAAAAAGAGAAATCCTCTCCAACCtttatttcccttttctttttcttttactattatcATCAAAGGAAGCTCAGCTCAGCAAAAAAGCGACACACCTTGACCTCTTGGTACAATTTCTTCTCCCATGCATATAGCCTCTCCACCGTGGAACAGTGCCCAACACTTCCAACTCCATTAACCCCAAAAGCACCACCATTCAGCTTCGGACTCGAACCCCAAGCCCACAATGATGGACTCAAACTCCACCCATAGCTGTGCACTTTACCTACCACAAACACAACCCTTCAAAATCTAAAAAAGCTgaagaaaaaattcaatcttgaaaaataaacataagGGGTCAATTCAAAATAAGGTTAACTCCCATTTCCCACAAGTAAATCTCAAAGAGATTCACACTCCACAAAAGGGGTTAACACTAAACCCTCCAAAAATTGTTACATGCAAGTGAGGCTGGCTTACATGCTTTACTGTTATCAGAAAATCCAGAGTTTGGAACTTCAAGGAGCAAAGAAACATGAGAACCAGCATCAGCAGCTTTGAGAAAATAGTCATCAAGCTCTTTGATAACTTCAACAAGATCCTTAGTACTGTTCCTTGACACCACCATTGCAAGCTCACTAGGTGTCTCTTTGGAAAACCCGCTCACCACAGACGGAGGCGCCGTCACGCTCGCCGCCGCCATCACCACCACCTCCGATCCCGTGGTGGTCGTCGCCTCCCACTCCTCCTCCGTTGCCAACCGGGAAGCCACCACAGGCATGAACGGGTCCCAGAAGTCCCAGGCGGAGGACGCCAccggaggaggaggaggcggcGGCGGCTGAGGAAGGGCGGGAGAGGAGGTGGTGTCCGACGTCCACGTGTAGGAACTAGGGCTCATCGGAGGAGGAGGTGGCGGCGGCATCGGGGTGGGGGTTCTAGGCGGCGGCGGCGGGAGAATGGGATGAGGGCGCGACGgaaggtggtggtggaggacgGTGGTTTCGGCATTTGCGAACTGAAAGAGTGCAGAACCAGTGGCGCGAAGGGAGCGAATGTACATAACATGTGCAGCGGAAAAAGCGTGTCTTGCTTGCACGAACTGCTTCATGTAACGCTTTCTGGCTTTGCAACGCGACACCGTTTCTTCCCTCTCTATTTTGGAGTGGCAGCAACCCATCTTCTCTTTTTGTTCTTATGGGATCGGTTTGAGTGAGTGAGTGTGGGAAATGAATAAAGGTTGGTTTTGTATCTGTGTCTGTTGCTGTGCTCAAAAAATGGGGTGGTGGTGGAGGTTCTGCAAAAGTTGCCTATTTTAATGCCTCGAACTCTGGCTTTGGGTGGCAAGTACCAAAGGTACTTTATTTTTGGGTCAAAACCTTCACTTGAATCTCTCTAAACTAAAGTAGAGAGATAATGCAGTTTAGGAATGGGGTTTGGTTGAGGATAGTTATGTTAGTGTTATGTGATACTGCATTGGGTTTTtagttttctctctctctctctctttagtgGAGTAGCAGCAATGGAGAAAGAGGAGTAGCACACAGACAAGAGGCTTTGGGCAGAGAGCCTGCAAtt contains:
- the LOC102662030 gene encoding protein ALTERED PHOSPHATE STARVATION RESPONSE 1 isoform X2 — protein: MGCCHSKIEREETVSRCKARKRYMKQFVQARHAFSAAHVMYIRSLRATGSALFQFANAETTVLHHHLPSRPHPILPPPPPRTPTPMPPPPPPPMSPSSYTWTSDTTSSPALPQPPPPPPPPVASSAWDFWDPFMPVVASRLATEEEWEATTTTGSEVVVMAAASVTAPPSVVSGFSKETPSELAMVVSRNSTKDLVEVIKELDDYFLKAADAGSHVSLLLEVPNSGFSDNSKALHSYGWSLSPSLWAWGSSPKLNGGAFGVNGVGSVGHCSTVERLYAWEKKLYQEVKNAKTIKMEHEKKLALLRKVEMKRADYVKTEKTKKGVEKLESQMMVASQAIDSTSAEIIKLREVELYPQLIELVKGLMCMWRSMYECHQVQKHIVQQLEYLNTIPSNNPTSEIHRQSTLQLELEVKQWHQSFCNLFKAHRDYIQSLTGWLRFTLFQFSKNPLSRTPEESKIYSLCEEWHLAVDRIPDKVASEGIKSLLTVIHAIVVQQAEEQKQKKRSDSAFKELEKKVVQLRSLECKYGPYSMPESYGSMRTKDPVTEKRAKVDALRAKAEEEKSKYEKSVSVTRAMTLNNLQMGCPHVFQGIVGFSSVCMEVFESVYNKAKAAEQEHDVKRILP
- the LOC102662030 gene encoding protein ALTERED PHOSPHATE STARVATION RESPONSE 1 isoform X1, with product MGCCHSKIEREETVSRCKARKRYMKQFVQARHAFSAAHVMYIRSLRATGSALFQFANAETTVLHHHLPSRPHPILPPPPPRTPTPMPPPPPPPMSPSSYTWTSDTTSSPALPQPPPPPPPPVASSAWDFWDPFMPVVASRLATEEEWEATTTTGSEVVVMAAASVTAPPSVVSGFSKETPSELAMVVSRNSTKDLVEVIKELDDYFLKAADAGSHVSLLLEVPNSGFSDNSKACKVHSYGWSLSPSLWAWGSSPKLNGGAFGVNGVGSVGHCSTVERLYAWEKKLYQEVKNAKTIKMEHEKKLALLRKVEMKRADYVKTEKTKKGVEKLESQMMVASQAIDSTSAEIIKLREVELYPQLIELVKGLMCMWRSMYECHQVQKHIVQQLEYLNTIPSNNPTSEIHRQSTLQLELEVKQWHQSFCNLFKAHRDYIQSLTGWLRFTLFQFSKNPLSRTPEESKIYSLCEEWHLAVDRIPDKVASEGIKSLLTVIHAIVVQQAEEQKQKKRSDSAFKELEKKVVQLRSLECKYGPYSMPESYGSMRTKDPVTEKRAKVDALRAKAEEEKSKYEKSVSVTRAMTLNNLQMGCPHVFQGIVGFSSVCMEVFESVYNKAKAAEQEHDVKRILP